One region of Oryza glaberrima chromosome 7, OglaRS2, whole genome shotgun sequence genomic DNA includes:
- the LOC127779794 gene encoding RNA-binding protein L-like — protein sequence MQQPPPPTMNGGHHAAPPPPQVSGAPPPPHGHYQQQPPPQLYYQQQQPLPPHYYQAGPPHAPPPQQPPAMWGQPPPPPPQYAPPPPQQFQLPHQQYAPPPQHYAPPPPQQQYGAQMAGGPAPGGDEIRSLWIGDLQYWMDESYLSNAFAPMGQQVTSVKVIRNKQSGHSEGYGFIEFQSHAAAEYALANFNGRMMLNVDQLFKLNWASSGAGERRAADDGPEHTIFVGDLASDVTDSMLEEAFKTSYPSVRGAKVVFDKVTGRSKGYGFVRFGDENEQTRAMTEMNGATLSTRQMRLGPAANKKNMGTQQTYSTNGYQSSQGNSLENDPNNTTIFVGGLDSNVNEDHLKQVFTPYGEIGYVKIPLGKRCGFVQFTSRSSAEEAIRVLNGSQIGGQQVRLSWGRTPQNKQAPQQDANQWNGNYYGYQQGYDSSYYGAPNAQDPSAQNYYGYSGYGNYEQQQEPPQQQQQPLQQPPQQ from the exons ATGCAGCAGCCTCCCCCGCCGACGATGAACGGCGGCCACCACGCggcccctcctccgccgcaggtCTCCggggcgcccccgccgccgcatggCCACtaccagcagcagccgccgcctcagCTGTactaccagcagcagcagccgctgccgccgcactACTACCAGGCGGGGCCCCCGCacgcgcctccgccgcagcagccgccggcgatgtggggccagccgccgccgccgccgccgcagtacGCGCCACCTCCGCCCCAGCAGTTCCAGCTCCCGCACCAGCAGTACGCGCCTCCCCCTCAGCAttacgcgccgccgccgccgcagcagcagtaCGGGGCGCAGATGGCTGGCGGGCCCGCTCCGGGAGGCGACGAGATCAGGTCGCTGTGGATCGGGGATCTCCAGTACTGGATGGATGAGAGCTACCTCTCCAACGCTTTTGCCCCCATGGGACAGCAG GTTACCTCTGTGAAAGTCATCCGCAACAAGCAGAGTGGGCACTCTGAGGGTTATGGTTTTATTGAATTTCAGTCTCACGCTGCTGCAGAATATGCTCTGGCTAACTTTAATGGGAGGATGATGCTTAATGTTGACCAACTTTTCAAGCTAAACTGGGCTTCTAGTGGTGCTGGTGAAAGGCGTGCTGCTGATGATGGTCCTGAGCACACAATATTTGTTGGTGATTTAGCTTCTGATGTTACAGACTCCATGTTGGAAGAAGCATTCAAAACCAGTTATCCTTCAGTTAGAGGAGCCAAAGTTGTTTTTGACAAAGTCACTGGGCGATCCAAGGGATATGGTTTTGTACGTTTTGGAGATGAAAATGAGCAAACACGTGCTATGACTGAGATGAATGGAGCGACCTTGTCTACAAGGCAAATGAGGCTTGGGCCGGCAGCTAACAAGAAGAATATGGGTACCCAGCAGACATATTCAACAAATG GTTACCAGAGCTCCCAAGGAAACAGTTTGGAGAATGATCCCAATAATACAACA ATCTTTGTGGGCGGGTTAGATTCCAATGTAAATGAGGACCATCTAAAGCAAGTATTTACTCCATATGGGGAAATTGGTTATGTGAAGATTCCTCTAGGCAAGCGTTGTGGATTTGTCCAATTTACTAGCAG gtcATCTGCTGAAGAAGCCATCCGTGTGCTGAATGGGTCTCAGATTGGTGGGCAGCAAGTTCGGCTTTCATGGGGCCGTACTCCTCAGAACAAGCAG GCTCCCCAGCAGGATGCCAACCAGTGGAATGGCAACTACTATGGATACCAACAGGGCTATGATTCTTCTTACTATGGTGCACCCAATGCACAGGATCCTAGTGCGCAAAACTACTATGGATATTCTGGCTATGGCAATTACGAACAGCAGCAGGAGCccccacagcagcagcagcaaccccTACAACAGCCCCCACAGCAG TGA
- the LOC127780410 gene encoding uncharacterized protein LOC127780410: protein MMLLLLRPSAAAAAPFAYAKVDKVDAEEARHLQAQYLIHKVLEGSSAARGRGRGRRPAARQVGVRLRRLRLAARSVRLRLCRGLQRHLRSLRRLVRGSSALHDSSSCS from the coding sequence atgatgctgctgctgctgcggccgtcggcggcggcggcggcgccgttcgcGTACGCGAAGGTGGACAAGGTGGACGCCGAGGAGGCGCGGCACCTGCAGGCGCAGTACCTGATCCACAAGGTGCTGGaggggtcgtcggcggcgagggggagggggagggggaggaggccggcggcgaggcaggtCGGCGTCCGGCTCAGGCGGCTCAGGCTCGCCGCCCGGAGCGTCCGGCTGCGCCTCTGCCGGGGACTGCAGAGGCACCTCCGGAGCCTGAGGCGGCTCGTCCGCGGCAGCTCGGCTCTCCATGATTCGTCTTCTTGCTCTTGA
- the LOC127778314 gene encoding protein DETOXIFICATION 40-like has product MGHAVDGRLEALLSGGGGGEAAAPWARRMAAAAALELRLLAPLAAPAVVVYMLIIVMSSATQIFCGQLGNVQLAASSLGNNGIQVFAYGLMLGMGSAVETLCGQAYGAGRHEMLGVYLQRSAVLLTAAGVPLAALYACSERVLLLLGQSPEISRAAAGFARGLIPQIFAYAANFPIQKFLQAQSIVAPSAAVLAASFALHLPLSWAAVRVLGLGLPGAALALSATWWVLVAGQFAYIVRSPRCAATWTGFTWAAFHDLAAFARLSAVSAVMLALEVWYFQVLILLAGMLPDPQIALDALTVCTSIQSWVFMISVGFNAAASVRVGNELGAGNPRSAAFSTWMVTALSAIIAAIAGVVVILLRDKLSYIFTQGKAVSRAVSDLCPLLVGTIVLCGIQPVLSGVAVGCGWQALVAYINIGCYYLIGLPLGVLLGFKFDYGIKGLWGGMIGGTLIQTLILIWITFRTDWNKEVEDARRRLDKWDDTKQPLLVNRQ; this is encoded by the exons ATGGGCCACGCCGTGGACGGCCGGCTGGAGGCGCtgctctccggcggcggcggcggcgaggcggcggcgccgtgggcgcggcgcatggcggccgcggcggcgctggagctcCGGCTgctcgcgccgctcgccgcgccggccgtgGTGGTGTACATGCTGATCATCGTGATGTCCTCCGCCACCCAGATCTTCTGCGGTCAGCTCGGCAACGTCcagctcgccgcctcctccctcggcaACAATGGCATCCAGGTCTTCGCCTACGGCCTCATG ctcGGGATGGGCAGCGCGGTGGAGACGCTGTGCGGGCAGGCGTACGGCGCCGGGAGGCACGAGATGCTCGGGGTGTACCTGCAGCGGTCGGCGGTGCTGCTGACGGCGGCCGGCGTCCCGCTGGCGGCGCTGTACGCGTGCTCGGAgcgcgtcctcctcctgctcggcCAGTCGCCGGAgatctcccgcgccgccgccgggttcgcCCGCGGCCTCATCCCGCAGATCTTCGCCTACGCCGCCAACTTCCCCATCCAGAAGTTCCTCCAGGCGCAGAGCATCGTGGCGCCCAGCGCCGCCGTGCTGGCGGCGAGCTTCGCGCTCCACCTGCCGCTCAGCTGGGCGGCGGTGCGGGTGCTCGGCCTGGGCCTCCCGGGGGCCGCCCTGGCGCTCAGCGCCACGTGGTGGGTGCTCGTCGCGGGGCAGTTCGCGTACATCGTGCGGAGCCCCCGGTGCGCCGCGACGTGGACGGGCTTCACCTGGGCGGCGTTCCACGACCTCGCCGCGTTCGCCAGGCTCTCCGCCGTGTCGGCGGTGATGCTGGCGCTCGAGGTCTGGTACTTCCAGGTGCTCATCCTCCTTGCCGGCATGCTCCCCGACCCACAGATCGCCCTCGACGCACTCACCGTCTG CACGTCGATACAGTCATGGGTGTTCATGATCTCAGTGGGCTTCAATGCTGCTGCCAG CGTGAGGGTTGGGAATGAGCTCGGCGCCGGCAACCCCAGGTCGGCGGCGTTCTCGACATGGATGGTCACCGCGCTCTCGGCGATCATAGCCGCCATTGCCGGCGTCGTGGTCATCCTGCTCAGGGACAAGCTGAGCTACATCTTCACCCAGGGCAAGGCCGTCTCGCGCGCCGTCTCCGACCTCTGCCCACTGCTTGTTGGCACCATCGTGCTCTGCGGGATCCAGCCCGTGTTGTCAG GTGTGGCTGTTGGCTGTGGATGGCAAGCGTTGGTAGCATACATTAACATTGGATGCTACTACTTGATCGGCCTACCCCTCGGCGTGCTTCTGGGATTCAAATTTGACTATGGAATTAAG GGATTGTGGGGAGGCATGATTGGAGGGACGCTCATCCAAACACTTATTTTAATATGGATCACATTCAGAACAGATTGGAACAAGGAG GTCGAGGATGCGAGACGAAGATTAGATAAGTGGGATGACACAAAGCAGCCTCTTCTTGTTAACAGACAGTGA